One genomic window of uncultured delta proteobacterium includes the following:
- a CDS encoding putative membrane-associated protein (Evidence 3 : Function proposed based on presence of conserved amino acid motif, structural feature or limited homology) → MFGVDPVDLLQSYGYLALLIGTFLEGETIVIIAGFLAQQELLSPPLIALCAFCGSVTSDQFMFILGRWKGMAIIQRFEKLEKKVAKAARLLARYETPLILGFRFIYGVRNVTPILMGVSGVSHLKFLVLNVIGAAVWAVSFTAAGYFFGQAVTVFLEAVPHAGRYVLGGLAAVIFVVWLVHKRRKKKRERATELVSPDPLERTIATIRRENPPKEGPPADRGDGEQPPLS, encoded by the coding sequence ATGTTCGGCGTCGATCCTGTTGATCTGCTTCAATCCTACGGATATCTGGCTCTTCTGATCGGGACGTTTCTTGAAGGCGAGACGATCGTCATTATCGCGGGCTTTCTGGCCCAGCAGGAACTGCTTTCCCCCCCGCTTATCGCGCTGTGCGCCTTTTGCGGCAGCGTGACTTCCGACCAGTTCATGTTCATCCTCGGCCGCTGGAAAGGCATGGCCATCATCCAGCGTTTCGAGAAACTGGAGAAAAAGGTCGCCAAGGCGGCCCGCCTTCTCGCCCGGTACGAAACGCCCCTGATACTGGGCTTTCGCTTCATCTACGGGGTGCGTAACGTCACGCCCATTCTCATGGGCGTCAGCGGTGTGAGCCACCTCAAGTTCCTGGTCCTCAACGTCATCGGCGCCGCCGTCTGGGCGGTCTCCTTCACGGCGGCCGGGTATTTTTTCGGTCAGGCCGTGACGGTGTTTCTGGAAGCCGTGCCCCATGCGGGCCGGTACGTCCTCGGCGGGCTTGCGGCCGTCATTTTCGTCGTGTGGCTTGTGCATAAGCGGCGGAAGAAAAAACGGGAGCGGGCGACGGAACTCGTCTCCCCGGACCCGCTTGAGCGCACCATCGCCACCATCCGCAGGGAAAATCCGCCGAAAGAGGGCCCACCCGCCGACCGGGGCGACGGCGAACAGCCCCCCCTCTCCTGA
- a CDS encoding conserved hypothetical protein (Evidence 4 : Homologs of previously reported genes of unknown function), whose amino-acid sequence MTAKVLCAALHGIHAFPVALETDLHKGGMPSFSMVGLVEGAAREARERVFAALRNGGHRLAPARITINLAPADRRKDGSGFDLPLAVGLLAASGILPAEILPEFLFVGELSLTGEVTPVPGILPSAILARDTGRAGLFVPAANAQEAAVVEGLAVYPVRHINELVAHLAGEAQIAPAAPLPVTPGTVRHPFDFAEVKGQEHAKRAIEIAASGGHNLLFAGPPGSGKTMLAQRIPSILPPLSFDESLEVSAIYSVAGLLDAKAESGLIRHRPFRSPHHTISHAGLVGGGAHPKPGEVSLAHRGVLFLDELPEFQKQALETLRQPLEDGVVTISRAAGSLSYPADFMLVASMNPCPCGYLTDARKPCTCSPHDIKRYASRLSGPLLDRIDLHIEVPAVPYDDLASQTKGEGSAAMAARVAAARAVQARRYAPYNQAAGAPRCRTNADLGGDLLEQFCALDGEGRAFLGKAVTSLALSARAYTRILRIARTIADMEGEKTITTPHLAEAVNCRFLDRQGG is encoded by the coding sequence ATGACCGCCAAAGTTCTCTGCGCCGCGCTCCACGGCATTCATGCCTTCCCGGTTGCGCTTGAAACGGATCTGCATAAGGGCGGCATGCCCTCCTTCAGCATGGTGGGCCTGGTCGAAGGCGCCGCCCGCGAAGCCCGCGAACGGGTTTTCGCGGCGTTACGCAACGGCGGGCACCGCCTCGCCCCCGCCCGCATCACGATAAACCTCGCCCCGGCGGACCGCCGCAAAGACGGCAGCGGGTTCGACCTGCCCCTCGCCGTGGGGCTGCTCGCGGCTTCCGGCATTCTGCCGGCCGAAATCCTCCCGGAGTTCCTGTTCGTCGGGGAACTCTCGCTCACCGGCGAGGTGACCCCGGTGCCCGGCATCCTCCCTTCCGCCATTCTCGCGCGGGACACGGGCCGCGCGGGCCTTTTCGTGCCCGCCGCCAATGCCCAGGAAGCCGCCGTGGTGGAAGGCCTTGCCGTCTACCCGGTCCGCCACATCAACGAACTGGTCGCGCATCTGGCAGGGGAAGCGCAGATCGCGCCCGCCGCGCCCCTCCCCGTTACGCCCGGCACGGTCCGGCATCCTTTTGATTTCGCGGAGGTCAAAGGCCAGGAACACGCCAAGCGGGCCATAGAAATCGCGGCCTCGGGCGGGCACAACCTGCTTTTCGCCGGGCCGCCGGGCAGCGGTAAGACCATGCTGGCCCAGCGCATCCCCAGTATTCTGCCGCCCCTTTCCTTCGACGAATCCCTGGAAGTTTCCGCCATTTACAGCGTGGCGGGCCTGCTCGACGCCAAGGCGGAATCGGGTCTTATCCGGCACAGGCCCTTCCGCTCGCCGCACCATACCATTTCCCACGCCGGGCTGGTCGGCGGCGGTGCGCACCCCAAACCCGGCGAGGTTTCCCTGGCCCACAGGGGCGTGCTGTTCCTTGACGAGCTGCCGGAATTCCAGAAGCAGGCCCTGGAGACCTTGCGCCAGCCGCTGGAAGACGGCGTCGTCACCATCTCCCGCGCTGCCGGATCCCTCTCCTATCCGGCGGATTTCATGCTGGTGGCGTCCATGAACCCCTGCCCCTGCGGGTATCTTACGGATGCGCGCAAACCCTGCACCTGCTCGCCCCACGACATCAAGCGCTACGCCTCGCGGCTCTCCGGCCCGCTGCTCGACCGCATCGACCTGCATATCGAAGTGCCCGCCGTGCCGTATGACGATCTCGCCTCCCAGACCAAAGGGGAAGGGTCGGCGGCCATGGCGGCGCGTGTCGCCGCCGCCCGCGCCGTGCAGGCCCGGCGGTACGCGCCGTATAATCAGGCGGCCGGAGCGCCCCGCTGCCGCACCAACGCCGACCTCGGCGGCGACCTGCTTGAGCAATTCTGCGCCCTGGACGGCGAGGGCCGCGCCTTCCTCGGCAAAGCCGTCACCTCCCTCGCCCTGTCCGCCCGCGCCTATACCCGCATATTGCGGATAGCCCGCACCATCGCGGACATGGAAGGCGAAAAAACCATCACAACGCCCCACCTGGCCGAAGCCGTCAACTGCCGCTTCCTCGACCGGCAAGGCGGATAG
- a CDS encoding putative Hpt protein (Evidence 3 : Function proposed based on presence of conserved amino acid motif, structural feature or limited homology), whose amino-acid sequence MHREPPYLPLPMTRLLHDMETALDRMGSWDLYVDIARAFADSLPETEAAIAGAMEQCAWPEARRLVHSLKSNCAAVGAEELRSRVYLLEKACADGDAATATQLFPALCEELRDLRAELLAL is encoded by the coding sequence ATGACGCGGTTGCTCCACGATATGGAAACCGCCCTTGACAGAATGGGCAGCTGGGACTTGTACGTTGACATCGCCCGCGCGTTCGCGGACTCGCTCCCCGAAACGGAAGCCGCCATTGCCGGGGCCATGGAACAATGCGCCTGGCCCGAGGCCCGGCGTCTCGTCCACTCCCTGAAAAGCAACTGCGCCGCCGTGGGAGCGGAAGAATTACGGAGCCGGGTGTATCTCCTGGAGAAGGCCTGCGCCGATGGCGACGCGGCAACGGCCACGCAGCTTTTCCCGGCCCTGTGCGAGGAGTTGCGCGACCTGCGGGCGGAACTTTTGGCCCTGTGA
- the ansB gene encoding Glutaminase-asparaginase, translating to MLRISSLIVKRLMLGLLVISFLCVSAWAADGKKANIRIIGTGGTIAGLGSSSANVSAYQSAVVAVDKLIAAVPELQNVANVTGEQIFQIGSESYNNERWLKLGKRVAELLRSNDVDGVVITHGTDTIEETGYFLNLTLKSEKPVVIVGSMRPGSAMSADGPLNIYNAVIVAADKNSAGKGTLVVMNDEIHSARDVTKTNTVKVETFRSLYGPLGTVIEGLPRYYRLPARPHTTQTEWDIDKIGTLPEIGVVYAHGNMSRVPYDAFVASGVKAIIHMGTGSGSIADYMAPVLKEIRSKGIIVVRASRTGSGIVVRNGEAKDDELDYVVTDDQNAAKARILLSLALTKTADTKELQKIFWKY from the coding sequence ATGCTGCGCATTTCTTCCCTGATTGTTAAACGCCTCATGCTCGGTCTTCTGGTAATTTCTTTCCTCTGCGTCTCCGCCTGGGCCGCGGACGGCAAAAAAGCGAACATCCGCATTATCGGCACCGGCGGAACCATTGCCGGACTCGGCAGCAGCAGCGCCAACGTGAGCGCGTACCAGTCGGCCGTGGTGGCCGTGGACAAACTGATCGCCGCTGTTCCCGAATTACAGAACGTCGCCAACGTCACGGGCGAGCAGATTTTCCAGATCGGTTCGGAAAGCTACAATAACGAGCGCTGGCTCAAACTGGGCAAGCGCGTCGCCGAACTGTTGCGCTCGAACGACGTTGACGGCGTCGTCATCACCCACGGCACCGACACCATTGAGGAAACAGGCTATTTCCTCAACCTGACGCTGAAAAGCGAAAAGCCGGTCGTCATCGTGGGGTCCATGCGGCCCGGTTCCGCCATGAGCGCCGACGGACCGCTGAACATCTACAACGCCGTCATCGTCGCGGCGGACAAGAATTCCGCCGGAAAAGGCACGCTCGTCGTCATGAACGATGAAATCCATTCCGCCCGCGACGTGACCAAAACGAACACCGTCAAGGTGGAAACCTTCCGCTCCCTGTACGGCCCGCTCGGTACCGTGATTGAAGGGCTGCCCCGGTATTACCGGCTCCCGGCCCGCCCCCATACCACGCAGACCGAATGGGACATCGACAAAATCGGCACGCTGCCCGAGATCGGCGTCGTCTACGCGCACGGCAACATGAGCCGCGTGCCCTATGACGCGTTTGTGGCTTCCGGCGTCAAGGCCATCATCCATATGGGAACCGGCAGCGGCAGCATCGCCGACTACATGGCCCCGGTGCTGAAGGAAATCCGTTCCAAGGGCATCATCGTGGTCCGCGCCAGCAGAACCGGCAGCGGCATCGTGGTCCGCAACGGCGAGGCCAAGGATGACGAACTGGATTACGTCGTGACCGACGACCAGAACGCGGCCAAGGCCCGCATACTGCTGTCCCTGGCTCTGACGAAGACCGCCGACACCAAGGAACTGCAGAAGATTTTCTGGAAGTACTAG
- the folD gene encoding bifunctional 5,10-methylene-tetrahydrofolate dehydrogenase and 5,10-methylene-tetrahydrofolate cyclohydrolase (Evidence 2a : Function of homologous gene experimentally demonstrated in an other organism; Product type e : enzyme), which produces MIILDGKATAAAIRAELAEEVKTLAPRAGRAPGLAVILVGEDPASQVYVRNKEKACQGAGFLSETFRLPAATGQAELEALIDTLNARADVDGILLQLPLPAGLDSQRCLERIAPDKDVDGFHPVNMGKLTLGLPGLRPCTPAGVMVLLERYGLSPNGKKAVVVGRSNIVGKPMLLLLAEKGKNANATVTVCHSGTPDLGAVCREADFLILAMGRPRCITGDMVKEGAVVVDVGINRTETGLAGDADYESVSKKASAITPVPGGIGPMTIAQLLANTVQAYKDHCNL; this is translated from the coding sequence ATGATCATTCTTGACGGAAAAGCTACGGCCGCCGCCATCCGCGCGGAACTGGCCGAAGAGGTGAAGACCCTGGCCCCCAGGGCTGGCCGCGCTCCGGGGCTGGCCGTTATTCTGGTGGGAGAGGACCCCGCCTCCCAGGTGTACGTTCGCAACAAGGAAAAAGCCTGCCAGGGCGCGGGTTTTTTATCGGAAACCTTCCGCCTGCCCGCCGCGACGGGCCAGGCGGAACTGGAAGCGCTCATCGACACGTTGAACGCGCGCGCGGATGTGGACGGCATTTTGCTGCAACTGCCGCTGCCCGCCGGGCTGGACAGCCAGCGCTGCCTCGAGCGCATCGCGCCGGATAAAGACGTGGACGGGTTCCACCCGGTCAACATGGGCAAGCTCACCCTCGGCCTGCCGGGACTCCGCCCCTGCACGCCCGCCGGGGTCATGGTGCTTCTGGAGCGGTACGGCCTCTCCCCCAACGGGAAAAAGGCCGTTGTCGTCGGGCGCAGCAACATCGTGGGCAAACCCATGCTGCTCCTGCTTGCGGAAAAGGGCAAAAACGCCAACGCCACGGTCACGGTCTGCCACTCCGGCACGCCGGACCTTGGCGCGGTCTGCCGCGAGGCGGATTTTTTGATCCTCGCCATGGGCCGGCCCCGCTGCATCACGGGCGATATGGTCAAGGAAGGCGCCGTGGTGGTGGACGTGGGCATCAACCGGACGGAAACGGGCCTTGCCGGCGACGCGGATTATGAAAGCGTCAGCAAAAAGGCCTCGGCCATCACGCCGGTTCCGGGCGGCATCGGCCCCATGACCATTGCGCAGTTGCTCGCCAACACGGTCCAGGCATACAAGGACCATTGCAATTTGTAA
- a CDS encoding conserved membrane hypothetical protein (Evidence 4 : Homologs of previously reported genes of unknown function): MFGLDPAELLRSYGYIALAAGAFLEGEFIVILAGLLAHQGYLSPVPAALCAFGGSLASDQLMFYLGRWKGNAVLHRFPRLERNAPKARELLDRYETPLILGFRFVYGIRNVTPVLLGMGRVNHWKFLVLNTVSAGIWASACIAAGYFLGRAATAFLQGHPHADKIALGVVVALALAIWAWRRMAGKRRPPGDS, translated from the coding sequence ATGTTCGGTCTTGATCCGGCGGAACTCCTGCGTTCTTACGGGTACATCGCCCTTGCGGCGGGCGCGTTCCTGGAAGGGGAGTTCATCGTCATTCTTGCCGGCCTTCTCGCGCATCAGGGGTATCTTTCCCCTGTGCCCGCGGCGCTGTGCGCTTTCGGCGGCAGCCTGGCTTCGGACCAGCTCATGTTTTACCTGGGCCGCTGGAAGGGAAACGCCGTGCTGCACCGGTTCCCCCGCCTGGAGCGGAACGCGCCGAAGGCGCGGGAGTTACTCGACCGCTATGAAACGCCGCTGATTCTCGGCTTCCGCTTCGTCTACGGCATACGCAACGTGACGCCCGTTCTGCTGGGCATGGGCCGGGTCAACCACTGGAAATTCCTTGTCCTCAACACCGTCAGCGCGGGGATCTGGGCCTCGGCCTGCATCGCCGCCGGGTATTTTCTCGGGCGGGCCGCGACGGCTTTTCTCCAGGGGCACCCGCACGCGGACAAGATCGCGCTCGGCGTTGTCGTCGCCCTGGCGCTCGCTATCTGGGCATGGCGGCGGATGGCCGGAAAACGGCGGCCGCCGGGGGATTCCTGA
- the lepA gene encoding GTP-binding membrane protein (Evidence 2a : Function of homologous gene experimentally demonstrated in an other organism; PubMedId : 2999765; Product type f : factor) has translation MSRQDHIRNFSIIAHIDHGKSTLADRILEKTGLVGERDKRDQYLDRMDLERERGITIKAQSVRIPYKALDGTGYILNLIDTPGHVDFNYEVSRSLAACEGALLVVDATQGVEAQTLANVYLALDNNLEIIPVLNKVDLASADVPRVKQEIEEGIGLDCAEALAVSAKTGLGVPELLEAVIKRLPAPKGDPNAPLKALIFDSWYDSYQGVVVLFRIMEGSIKTHDKIRLFSTDAEYEVLRLGVFSPDAMDIDQLEAGEVGFLCAAIKSLGDAKVGDTITLAASPAKEPVAGFKEVKPMVFCGLYPTDSADYEPLKTALEKLQLNDAAFSYEAETSQALGFGYRCGFLGLLHMEIIQERLEREFQVELIATAPSVVYRVDTTDGKTLWIDNPAKLPDPGRVAAFAEPYVRMEIHTPNEYVGNVFKLCEEKRGHQKDLRYLAANRVIITYELPFAEIVYDFFDRLKSTTRGYASMDYEFIDYRESDLVKLDMMINGEPVDALAIIVHREKAYQRGRAVALKLKRTIPRQLFEVIIQAAIGNKVIARERNAPMGKNVTAKCYGGDITRKRKLLEKQKEGKKRMKRMGNVELPQEAFLAALQVDDE, from the coding sequence ATGAGCCGTCAGGACCATATTCGTAATTTCAGCATCATTGCCCATATCGACCACGGCAAATCCACGCTTGCGGACCGCATTCTGGAAAAGACCGGGCTTGTGGGCGAACGGGACAAGCGCGACCAGTACCTTGACCGCATGGACCTCGAGCGCGAGCGGGGCATCACCATCAAGGCGCAGTCCGTGCGTATCCCTTATAAAGCTCTCGACGGCACCGGCTACATCCTGAACCTGATCGACACCCCGGGCCACGTGGACTTCAACTATGAGGTCTCCCGCTCCCTGGCCGCCTGCGAGGGCGCCCTTCTCGTGGTTGACGCCACCCAGGGCGTGGAAGCCCAGACGCTGGCCAACGTGTACCTGGCCCTCGACAACAACCTGGAAATCATCCCGGTCCTGAACAAGGTGGATCTTGCTTCCGCCGACGTGCCGCGGGTCAAGCAGGAAATAGAGGAAGGCATCGGCCTGGACTGCGCGGAGGCTCTCGCGGTCAGCGCCAAAACCGGCCTTGGGGTGCCCGAGCTCTTGGAAGCCGTCATCAAACGCCTTCCCGCACCCAAGGGGGACCCCAACGCGCCCCTGAAAGCCCTGATCTTCGACTCCTGGTACGACTCCTACCAGGGCGTGGTGGTGCTGTTCCGCATCATGGAGGGCAGCATCAAGACGCACGACAAGATCCGCCTGTTCTCTACGGACGCGGAATATGAAGTGCTGCGTCTCGGCGTGTTTTCCCCGGACGCCATGGACATCGACCAGCTGGAAGCCGGCGAGGTGGGCTTTTTGTGCGCGGCCATCAAAAGCCTGGGCGACGCCAAGGTGGGCGACACCATTACGCTCGCGGCGAGCCCTGCCAAGGAGCCTGTCGCCGGGTTCAAGGAAGTCAAGCCCATGGTGTTCTGCGGGCTGTATCCCACGGATTCCGCGGACTACGAGCCGTTGAAAACCGCACTGGAAAAACTCCAGCTCAACGACGCGGCCTTCTCCTACGAGGCGGAAACGTCCCAGGCTCTCGGCTTCGGGTACCGGTGCGGCTTCCTGGGGCTTCTGCACATGGAAATCATCCAGGAGCGCCTGGAGCGCGAGTTCCAGGTGGAACTGATCGCCACCGCGCCCTCCGTGGTATATCGCGTGGACACCACCGACGGCAAAACCCTGTGGATCGACAACCCGGCCAAGCTCCCGGACCCGGGCCGCGTCGCCGCCTTTGCCGAACCCTACGTGCGCATGGAGATCCACACCCCCAACGAATATGTGGGGAACGTGTTCAAACTGTGCGAGGAAAAACGCGGCCACCAGAAAGACCTGCGCTATCTCGCGGCCAACCGCGTTATAATTACCTATGAACTGCCTTTTGCCGAAATCGTGTATGATTTCTTCGACCGGCTGAAATCCACCACGCGCGGCTACGCTTCCATGGATTACGAATTTATCGACTACCGCGAATCCGACCTGGTCAAGCTGGACATGATGATAAACGGCGAGCCCGTGGACGCGCTGGCCATCATCGTGCACCGCGAAAAGGCCTACCAGCGGGGCCGGGCCGTTGCGCTCAAGCTCAAGCGCACCATCCCGCGCCAGCTGTTCGAGGTCATCATCCAGGCGGCCATCGGCAACAAGGTTATCGCCCGCGAACGCAACGCGCCCATGGGCAAGAACGTTACGGCCAAGTGCTACGGCGGTGACATCACCCGTAAACGCAAGCTGCTGGAAAAACAGAAAGAAGGCAAAAAGCGCATGAAACGCATGGGCAACGTGGAACTGCCCCAGGAGGCGTTTCTCGCGGCCCTGCAGGTTGACGACGAATAA
- a CDS encoding putative Outer membrane autotransporter (Evidence 3 : Function proposed based on presence of conserved amino acid motif, structural feature or limited homology) — translation MNTHAFSICRGVLLILLILAMATAAQAADIVYPGAPLGTDVSGVPNSLFPGNGTNLTNNTVTVTGGSISGNVYGGMANAGQNVSGNQVLLENGTIGGSVRGGYSNGGSVSGNTVTVSGGTVSGDIYGGMATISGNASGNSVLVTGGRAHSLYGGYAPSGDAVNNEVRVSGLTDPDALSSSLIFGGRADGGLAGGNSVAITDSPGLRIASVFGGFTQSDAARNNSITISGSPGLVAGTVTGGLGADGAFGNRVTVTDSAANINSIAGGNSSNGDAVGNSVLILGSALSAGNIFGGFTGGGGNATGNTVGITDSPGFTAVEIYGARAASGEAGGNSVTIADSANFKAQGIIGGMTFFGATAGNNTVTIAGSPNFTVSGPIYGGFANFSPYAAGNTLHLVSSSGAAVEVNGFQTYNFHLPNTLGNGQTLVAITGATPTDLSAAAVNLNGIDGGGKILDPGDSVALIGNAAGLAPFQAYNVPKGIARLYDFDVSTADGSLRATVIGEQRNPATDILPSGWAAGRALLTHYAELLDGLAATRILEPEERRKGPSVYIRSTGGTYQYSDGSDVTVKGASVLAGADWRAGSLTLGAFFEAGFGKYDSRHHFSRLPTVKGDGDIAYYGGGLLGFLSLPAGFYLEGSARGGLVKTDFSSGSMHFIGRDISYDLSNAYYGAHAGAGWLKALGGAATLDLSTKYLWVHQTGDDTKILGDKVTFSASDSHRWRTGARLSCAVSERLTPYVGAAFDYEFDSKAEATAGGLHVPAHSLRGGTGMGEAGLTYQGENGFYLDLGVKGLVGKREGVLGTFMLGCNF, via the coding sequence ATGAACACGCATGCTTTTTCCATTTGCCGGGGAGTTCTTCTCATACTCCTCATCCTTGCCATGGCAACGGCCGCGCAGGCGGCCGACATCGTGTACCCCGGCGCCCCGCTCGGGACGGACGTGTCCGGCGTGCCGAATTCTCTTTTTCCCGGCAACGGCACCAACCTCACCAACAACACGGTCACGGTGACCGGGGGCTCAATCTCCGGCAACGTATACGGCGGCATGGCAAACGCGGGGCAAAACGTCTCCGGCAACCAGGTGCTGCTCGAAAACGGCACCATCGGCGGGAGCGTGCGCGGCGGGTATTCCAACGGAGGATCCGTGTCCGGCAACACGGTGACCGTTTCCGGCGGGACCGTCAGCGGGGATATATACGGCGGCATGGCCACCATCAGCGGCAACGCCTCGGGCAACAGCGTCCTGGTAACCGGGGGGCGCGCGCACTCCCTTTACGGCGGGTATGCCCCTTCCGGCGACGCAGTGAACAACGAGGTCCGCGTTTCCGGCCTGACCGACCCCGACGCCCTCTCTTCCTCCCTGATTTTCGGCGGCCGCGCGGACGGCGGCTTGGCCGGGGGAAACAGTGTCGCCATCACGGATTCTCCCGGCCTGAGAATCGCCAGCGTGTTCGGCGGATTCACGCAGAGCGACGCCGCCCGGAACAACAGCATCACGATCAGCGGCTCTCCCGGCCTGGTTGCCGGAACCGTGACCGGCGGCCTCGGGGCAGACGGCGCTTTCGGAAACCGCGTGACCGTCACCGATTCGGCCGCGAACATAAACAGCATAGCCGGCGGCAATTCCTCGAACGGCGACGCCGTGGGCAACAGCGTGCTCATCTTAGGTTCGGCTCTCAGCGCCGGCAACATATTCGGCGGTTTCACCGGGGGAGGCGGCAACGCCACGGGCAACACCGTCGGCATTACGGACTCGCCCGGCTTCACCGCAGTAGAAATCTACGGCGCCCGCGCGGCATCGGGAGAGGCCGGCGGCAACAGCGTGACGATCGCGGATTCGGCGAATTTCAAAGCCCAGGGCATCATCGGCGGGATGACGTTTTTCGGGGCCACTGCCGGCAACAATACGGTAACCATCGCCGGTTCCCCCAACTTTACCGTCTCGGGCCCCATTTACGGCGGCTTTGCCAACTTCAGCCCTTACGCGGCGGGCAACACGCTGCACCTTGTCAGCTCGAGCGGCGCGGCCGTGGAGGTCAACGGGTTCCAGACCTACAACTTCCACCTGCCCAACACACTGGGCAACGGGCAGACCCTTGTAGCCATCACCGGCGCGACGCCCACGGACCTCTCCGCCGCCGCCGTGAACCTGAACGGCATTGACGGCGGCGGGAAAATTCTCGATCCGGGCGACAGCGTGGCGCTCATCGGCAACGCCGCCGGGCTGGCCCCGTTCCAGGCTTACAACGTCCCCAAGGGCATCGCCCGGCTGTACGATTTCGACGTGTCCACGGCGGACGGTTCCTTGCGGGCCACCGTGATCGGCGAGCAAAGGAACCCCGCCACCGACATCCTCCCCAGCGGATGGGCGGCCGGGCGCGCGCTGCTGACCCACTATGCGGAACTCCTTGACGGGCTGGCCGCGACCAGAATTCTGGAGCCGGAAGAGAGGCGCAAAGGCCCGTCCGTGTATATCCGGTCCACCGGCGGCACATACCAATATAGCGACGGCTCCGACGTCACCGTCAAAGGGGCCTCGGTCCTGGCCGGGGCGGACTGGCGCGCGGGCAGCCTGACCCTGGGGGCGTTTTTTGAAGCCGGGTTCGGCAAGTACGATTCCAGACATCATTTCAGCCGCCTGCCCACAGTGAAGGGGGACGGCGATATCGCGTACTACGGCGGCGGCCTGCTGGGTTTTTTGAGCCTGCCCGCCGGGTTCTACCTGGAAGGTTCGGCGCGCGGCGGCCTGGTTAAAACCGATTTTTCCAGCGGCAGCATGCACTTTATCGGCCGGGACATCAGCTATGACCTGTCAAACGCCTACTACGGCGCGCACGCCGGCGCGGGCTGGTTGAAGGCGCTGGGCGGCGCAGCCACGCTGGACCTGTCCACAAAGTATCTATGGGTCCATCAGACCGGGGATGATACGAAAATCCTCGGAGACAAGGTCACCTTCAGCGCCAGCGACTCCCACCGCTGGCGCACCGGCGCGCGGCTTTCCTGCGCGGTATCCGAGCGCCTGACGCCGTATGTCGGCGCGGCCTTTGACTATGAATTCGACAGCAAGGCCGAGGCCACGGCCGGGGGGCTGCATGTGCCCGCCCATTCCCTCAGGGGCGGGACCGGCATGGGGGAGGCGGGCCTGACATACCAGGGGGAAAACGGCTTTTACCTGGACCTGGGAGTCAAAGGGCTGGTGGGCAAACGCGAGGGCGTGCTCGGCACTTTTATGCTCGGCTGTAATTTTTGA
- a CDS encoding Signal peptidase I produces MKQKNVIWEYTEILIVALILAMIIRAFFVQAFKIPSGSMMETLQEGDYLLVTRFNYDIKVPFTDISIFGTGDPQHGDIIVFRYPKDPSVNYIKRVIGLPGDTIEIKNKQVFRNGKPIKEPYTRFSKPWSNIPGADTMGRVTVPPDHLFCMGDNRDDSADSREWGFVPRENIQGKAWVIYWSWQSLTDIRWGRIGTFLYPDESITSQ; encoded by the coding sequence ATGAAACAGAAAAACGTCATCTGGGAATATACCGAAATATTGATTGTGGCCCTTATTCTGGCCATGATTATCCGCGCCTTTTTCGTCCAGGCGTTTAAAATCCCTTCCGGGTCCATGATGGAGACCCTCCAGGAAGGCGATTACCTCCTGGTCACCCGCTTCAACTACGACATCAAGGTCCCGTTCACCGACATCTCCATTTTCGGCACCGGGGACCCGCAGCACGGCGACATTATCGTCTTCCGCTACCCCAAGGACCCGTCCGTCAACTACATCAAGCGGGTCATCGGCCTGCCCGGCGACACCATTGAAATCAAAAACAAGCAGGTGTTCCGCAACGGCAAGCCCATCAAAGAGCCCTACACCCGGTTTTCCAAACCCTGGTCGAACATTCCGGGGGCAGATACCATGGGCCGCGTGACCGTGCCGCCGGATCATCTCTTCTGCATGGGCGACAACCGCGACGACTCCGCGGACTCGCGCGAATGGGGCTTCGTGCCGCGCGAGAACATCCAGGGCAAGGCCTGGGTCATCTACTGGTCGTGGCAAAGCCTGACCGACATCCGCTGGGGCCGGATCGGGACCTTCCTGTACCCGGACGAATCCATCACCAGCCAGTAA